The sequence GGAAGGACGTGCTGGCAGCTCTTGGGGACAGGGCAAGGGaacagggcaggagggctgagACAGACGCgacaggaagggagaagaggcaaagcgtcccttcccagggcagggctCCCAGGACACGGCCGAGAGGGGACGAAGACGCCCATACGAGCCCCCCACCCTGTGCCTGAGCTCTGGTTCCAGCAACAACAGCCCAAGAGACTGCTCAGACATGCAAATTCATGCCTGCGCCTACAGACACGCTGGGTGAGCAAGCCAGGCCTGCAGGTATTAGGAACCACTTCAGGAAGCCAATGACTCCCTTCCAGCATGAACTCAAGTCCTCCAACTGCTCCAAGAATCAAACCACCCACTTAACCTCGCTCCCGGGCGGAAACACTGTCCTGCAACAGGCTTGAGGAGGACAGTTATTCCCCACAGCGCTGGGGACCAGGTGGCCGGGACAAGGCAGACTCTCCTTCGCAGGACCAAGCAGGTTAAACCCCGCCATCAGACTGAAGCCGTGACTTTTcagagcagcaccagcacagctggaagcCCATCAGCACCGGAAGGCCTCTGACTCTTGCACCGTGCAAATGCCCCTGAGCCCGTGGCCGCGGCGCGAGGAAGCAGTGGCTCAGGCCACTTACAGTCACCGTGAGGTTTTCCCAGGCGATACCGGACACGTTGACCTTGTTGCTCTCCCAGAAGCGCAGGGTTTCGTTGCTGGGATGGGTCGGTGCCTCACACTtacagctgggaggagagaagcCAAGGCAGGGGTAAGGGAAAGACGACGGAGGTGCAACCCTGAGCTCCTGCCAAGGGGCAGCGGTGTTTCAGGAGGACAAAAAACCCACTAGTAGAGGGTGAGGAGGTCGAGCTGGCTGTGCATGTGCACAGGGTAGGTCTCTCGCAGGTGACTCAGCTTCTCCAGAGCCTCGTAGATGAAGATGATGCAGATGAGGGAGGCGAAGGCTTCTTCGGTGAAGCGGGTGATGTAGCACACCAAAGAGCTGGCGTCGGTGGCCACCAGCACCATGCAGAAGGTGGCAGTCCACAGCCCGATGCACGCCCGCAGACAGAGGTAGGAGAGCTTGTACTCCCTGggaaaccaacagaaaaagaaggatgcAGAGGCCAGCAAGAGGCTCCGAGccgtgcctgcctgccttccttcgGGGAAAATTGGCAGCGATTCAGGAGGGTGTCAAGGCTGGGGATGGTAAATGCACTTGCCCTGTTCTGCTACGGGCGGCCCCAGGGCTGTGGTGCAGGGCGGGGACCCGCAGGAGGCGGCCAATTCTTCCCTTATCACCATTTAGCAATTATCTTGGGTTAACGCCCTGGAAGCTAACGGAGGTCAGGGCCCTGTGGTGGAAGGTGGTGTTCTGCCACATCACCCCGACGCCCCAACACCAACCCCGGCTGGGTTTGCACCCAGTCATCTGCTGCCAGCGAGTTGGGGCTCAATAGAAGTGCAATTGCACTAACAGGGCAATAAGGATCCAAGTCATCCCAACCAAAGGATTGTCCTGGACAATCCCCATTTCACATGAAAAGGTCCTGCTTTTCAATACAAtcatcaaaacacagaaaacaacttCAATCTAACAACTGCCACCGACAAAACCATCTTTGCTCCATGGCTGCCTTCTTGCGAAGGCTCTCGCAGCACCCAGCCGCGGCAGCCAGCCTTACTTGCAGAACTTGTAAAGGATCTTCTCAAACACAAGGACGGGTCCGGTGCTCCCGAGGATGGTGAGAGGCTGCCCAGCAAAGAGGGAATACACCACGCCGGTCATGGATGCGCCCAGCAGCGACTCCATGGCACTCTGGccggggaagagaggcagccgTGAATACGTAAATCATtagcaggggaggggggaaacacccccaaacccaaagcaaatTCCCCGCAGCAAGGACTTTTGCGAGAGTTTCATCCTCCCCCATGCCACCCAACAGAGAGAGGTGCTCACTATGTGGCCATTGGTCgcctcccccagcagccccccaaaGGTGATGACAGGGGACATGCAGGCACAgtagaggaagaggaaggacgCCAGACACTGCAGCCTCAGACCATCCCGAAAGTCGCTCCAGAACCACGGGGCCTTTCGCTTCACGTCCAGGATCAAACCTCCAAAGAgcctggaggaagggaaaaaaagagactcGTTTCCTGGAAGAGCCCATGGAGTTGTCCCTGCTGCAAAAGGACGCTCGCAGGCACAGAAGAGCTCTCATGGCTAAGAAGCAGCAGTCTCCTTTACCCATTTTAGACCCAGCAAAAACTGACGCTCCCCAAACAATCCCTCCAAcaacaagagaaaggaaataaccCGGGAGCCTATCCTCTCTTCTTGCAACAGGCCCTTGCTTTCCgaagcagcagagctctgcctggAGCTATTTACACATCTGCTTCCACCCCAAAGCAAGAAACCTTGTGTGCAGTGATGCTGTGGCTCAGCTCAGCTGCCCACATCTCCCACCTGGCCCCTTCACTAACCCCTAAATcctgctgggcaggagctgcatgCTCAGATTTCAgaggcaaacaggaaaaaaccccaaactatcACAGCTCCCACCTTCCCGTCCGCTCCAGTTCAGGACCACTGTGTTTCTCCGGCTTGCTGTGAGAAGCACTGTCATCGAGAGCTCCTGgcaccttccttttttcctgttcaaatCCAAATAAGATAATGAAGAGACGTATTTGTCACCACGGGCTTGTTTTGCTTCTGGTCCAGGTGTGTGACTGGGTCAAACTGGGACCTTGTGACTTGGGGCCTCTGAGCACCATCCCCAGCCGTGCCGCTGTCCTGCCCGTCCCCCTCGCATCCCCCTCGGCCGCAGCACCCACCTGCGAAGGGACGTTTTTGGGGGGCTCGATTCGGATCGATGGATCCCACTCTCCGGGCGGCAAGACCGTGACCTGATCCAGAAACTCGTCGACGCCGGCAACGAGGTCAGCCCGGTTCTTGGCTTTGTAGGCAACGTCGTGGAAAACCTGCCGAGGGGAGACAACCTGCTGAGAGGAGAACCCATCTCGCACGCCCTAACCAGCGCAATAAGCCCTTGGCTAAATGCACAACAACTTCCCTAGAACCGCAGACCGGTgcgggttggaagggacctttcgaGGCCGTcgagtccaaccccctgccgtgagcagggacGTCTCCAACTCCATCAGGTTTCCCCCACGTTTCCTGCTGGAAACGGCAGGAAATATTCCCCCAAGAGGAAAAACCCATCCATCGTGGTACTTGGACTCATCTCTTCCACAAGGCCCCCGGCCCCCAAGGCACACCATACCCTTTGGCTTAAAGGGGAGACGTTTGGCTGGCCCTGGCAATGCCACCGCTGGGGACAGCGTGCTGGGGAACCCGGGGAGAAGAACGAGCCACAGGATGCACCCAGTGGGATTTCAGCCTccagggggtggtggggggtgcAAATCCACAGGTTTGCTTTGGGGCGCCAGCAAAGGGTGGGCTCTCTGGAAAGCTGTGGGCAGCTGGGACAGCAAAGCCTCTTCCTCGCTGCCTCGGAcacagggaaaagggaaggaagcccaaaacaacccagaggCATCTCTTATCTCCTCGCACCTCATCCGTCATGAGAGTAGCCATGGACCTGCCGATCTCATGGTACTGATGGGCTTTTCCTTCCGgtccaagcaaaacaaacaggaacCTGGGCAAGAGGAACAAAGTGAGGGAGAAGAACGTGTCCTTGCTCAAAGGGCACCCCAGGGAATGCCCGGGAGCTGCCAGCCCAGAGCACGGCTCAAGACGGGACACAGAGGCTCACCGCCTCCGCCATGCATTTGAAATTCATCACAACCGATGGTGGCAAATTTCAGTTTTGGGCCAACTCTCATTAAAATTGGCCAAGGGCTTTCAAAGATCcagcagagaagggagaaatgAGGGTGAGGAGATGGGAGTGGGAGGAACGTGCTTGCTCCCACTGCCCGCATTCCCTTGGGACACCAAACTGATGCACGCAACTGGATGCTGTGTTGTCGGgggtttggaaaagaaaagctttgtgcTCCTCACGCAGACCTTGTGGGGATGGGAACTTCTGTCATGCCCGAGAGGAGGACAGCCGGGGTCAGGCGGACGAATGCCACGATGGGCTGGCGAAGGAAATCCAGCTCTCCTACAAGCACGTTGGACGCTTCAGCACCGGTGGGAATCTTCTTCATGAAGTGCAGCTCCGCCTGGGCACGACAAGCCATGTTCAGGCCCTTCCCCCAAACCCAAAGCCCACAGCACTCTATAGCACACGCTGCGGCCCCGTTTGCAAGAGCAAATCTGCGCCTAAAGGCGTCAGAAAGCCACAAGCGTCTCACCTTGCTTAAATCCATCGCGCTGCTCTCGTGGCTCACCCCATTTTTAGCTTCCGCAGCGGTGGCAGAAGGGTGAGGGGTGAGTGTTTGGGctggcaggaaaaggaaagacactCAAAAAGACAGACAAGGAGCAAGTGCGACGCTTCTCCTTTTTCAGGACAAGTCTCACGGGGCCAAAGCCCGGCAGAAGCCCTCACCTGGCTTGTCGAGGAGGTGCGGGTCCAACTGCTTCTTGCTCACATCCGCAAACGAGCGGACGATGGGGAGAaggttgtttcttttcttctcgTTCTGGTGGTGATGCTTCTTCAGAAGCACTTCTCGAACTTTTGCCCGCACGCCCTCGTCAAACTCGGCGGACTCTTCTTGCTGGCCCAGGATCATATCTGGGGACGGCAAAGGGAAATCAAGCCGGCAGAGAAGAAACCCCCGCCAAGTCCCGACCCCCGCAGCCCCTGGAGAAGGCTGCGCCACGCAGGATACCCTAAGGAGGGCTCAGCCTTGCTTAGCAAGACATTTTCATACAGTTCAGCCTTTGCAACGAAAGCAAGACTTTTCCTGCGCTAAAAGACGCCATCAAAGCGCTTATTCAGCCCTCTGCAAAGATAAGTATTTCCCGTTCTAACCAATGCCTCTTTCTGGCCAGACCTGGCCTTTCTGTCTGACTCTGCGCACCTAACCCAATTCTAGGCAATCTAGAGCACAGGCTCTCCCAGAGCTTCCTTGGCCGATCGACTGCAATTTGCCAAGCCCAGGGAGAAATGTGCTAAGAACGGCTCCGGCTCCTGCACCTCCTGAAAGGGCTGAATGGAGACCTCCCAGTCACAGATCAGTTCTCCAGAGCCGCTTTCTCAGTCAACTTCAGTTACCTTCCCCACAAACAGACACTGCTTGGGCATCTGCCAGATAAACCCTGCCTTTAAACCCCTTCAATCCCGGCATGTTaagaaggcaaaggggaaaaaaaagaatgtgagGAAACGGCTTGTAAGAAAGAGTTGATTTAAGGAGGTTCAGCTCCTACGCAGACGCCGTATTTCTAAGAGCAGCCTGTTACGCCCTCACACACACTCCTGTTTGGCTGCAGAATATTCTCTAATCGCTTCTGCAACCCCACAAATCGCTCTCAAAAGGATCCCGtatgggaagaaaaagctggtGCGACTGTTGCACGCCCAGGCTACATCCAAACCCAACCCATGACTTAAAAACCCAGTGGGGCTTCTGGAAAAGGACCCGTCGTTGGGGCAGGGCTCGATTTGGGAGTGAACGTGGCCAAGCTCGGCCCTTCCCGGAGCGATGTGGCGCCCACGGTACCTGCAATCTCTTCGATGCTGTTGGCACAAATGTCcagcagcaccgtgcccttggtGATGCAGCTCCTCAGCTCAAAGAGGCTGTGCAAGGACAGCGTGGCCACGTAGGGCTTGCTCCAGCGCTCGCCGCCGTCTTCCACGTCCTCCTCAAACTTCAGCCACCTGCGGACAGCGGGTGCCATCAGCCCCATTGCAAGAAAACAGCCCCGGCTCTGCAAGGCCTTTCCTAGAGCTACGGGGCAGCAAGAGGAGGCGACTCCTCCCATCGGCACCTGCAGCTGCCAAAGCTCCTTCCATCCCGCAGAGAGGAAAGCGGAGCCCAGGGGCGCCGCCAGCGTGGGGACCCCTCTCCCACCGCGCCCGCAGCAGGCATTTACCTTGCCGTTTCCTTCCACTCAGCATCTTCCCCCTCTTTCACGCAGATCTCATCCAGCTCGGTGAACAAGTCATGGGGTATGTGCTGCTCATCCTCCTCGGTCCCGAGGATGAACTGCACCCGCTGGGATGGGGTGTCTGGGGGCAGAAGACAAAGCCCCGTCCCGTTACCATGCCTCAATACGGCCCGTCACGCTCACATCCAAAGGGGCCATCGGCCTGGCACCAGCTCAGCCAGAAATACTGGGCTcgcccctctcccctgcctctgcctggcctTGCACGCAGCCACGGAGAAGCATCTGCTCCACCTCTGCACAACGACGggcagctctcctgccccaCGTTCCCACTTTTAAACCCGGGATCCCTCTAAGGAAGGCGAGCCTAAACCCATTAGGCATTTAACTGCCTTACAAACTTGAGAAAAGTTGGGGAAAAAGAGGGTCTTGCTAAATAACGCCACTTGCCCTCGGGAGAACAGCACATCACTCAAACCAGACCCAGGCACTGCTTGCAGAAGACCCCAGCACCCAAGTAGCCCCGAGGAGCTCAGGGAACGCTGCGGCGGCACTTACAGCGGTAGCCCGGCTCCGTCAGGGCAGAGTCCTTCTCCCGTTCCCGTTTCCGATGCTTCTGGCTGTGGGGTCGGTGATGCCGGtggctctgcctccccagcGGCATCCGCACGCCCACATACAGGGTCCGGTGGCCTGCGAAAAAGCACCATTGGCAGCACTTTCGGCATCGCAGCAACGGTCGATGCGGCCGGTGCCTCTCGAAGCCATGCTTAAATCCCAGGAGAAGCACCGACTTCTCTGAATTTGATTGTCGCGGGACCTCCTTTTCCCAAGCCTATTTTCCTCAAACTCGGCAGAAACAGAGCAACAAGTGACGGCTCCGGCTCATCAAAGTGCCCTGAAAGTACAAACCCCTTCTCCACCTCCAGCCTCGGCTGGACAACACGCAGACTTGCTCATGAAGCAGCGACAGAAGGTCGCTCTGCTGTTTTAGTGAGAAGCCCGGCACGTCCTGCTGCACGTGACGCGACACCGAGCAAGGCACCTTGTAGGGATTTTGTGCAAGGGGAAAACGCGCTGGGCTGGCGGCCCCTCTAGCAGGGGCTCAGCAGAGCCTcaccttccagctcctccttctcATAGTGAATATTGACGACGTTGCTCGTTCTTCCCTGGTCAATGACCGCCTCTTCGTCATGCCTCTGCTCAGCAACGAGAAGGGGAAAGttggggctggctgtggagagCTCCCGTACGGGCCCCCGGCCACCATCCACCCCTGCGCCTGGGCGACTCCACGGGCATCAcgcctctgcctgcctcctcctcctccaggcacGGCCCCCGCTTCAAGAAGGGCCGGGAGCTGCtcgagcaaggccagcgcagaggtgccacctcaatatgaggacaaaccccttccctgtgcgggtgccagagcaggggcacaggctgcccagaggggctgtggagtcccttcccaggagacattcacaccccgactggacgcggtcctgtgcccctgctctgggtgtgcctgctcaagcagggtgtGGGACGGGATGACaagggccctgccaacccccaccTGTCGGGGGTTGGAGGATTCTGTAAAAACACAGACTTGTCGCAGGTTTTTCTTATCATACGCAAATAAAACAGCCCATAACGTCACCTATATTGTATACAATGGGAGACTGGAACTATTTACAATAAGGGGAGAGGGCTGAGTGTTTCAGaccaaaaaatcccaaatcccCACTGCTTTGTTCTTGTGggtgctttcttaaaaaaaaaaaaagaaaaaagggtggGGATTTCCAAACTGgcaaaaaaataccccaaactgCACTTTTGCTCACAGCAGTTTCATTCTCCCAGCGTGATACCTGCAGGACTCACTAGATGGCACTTGGCCACAAGACTTGGCTACCAACAACCTCCAAAGGGCCTCAAGAACCTGCAAGGGCAAAAAGCTTCATCTTCAGCTCAacgaggctggggctgcccttgGGGCAAGCTTGCTTTCCACAGAAAACATCACTTTTCTCCTTGCAAGAACCAAGGACTGAGAGTTAATGCCCTCCTCAGCTGAAATACCAGTGCCGGCGCTGCATAAACAGCATTTGTGCCCTAAAAGCCAAAGGAGACCCCCAGGGGCAAACAGAACAAAGtctttttacttctcttttcccctcGCTAGGGAAGGGGATTGCCAGGCTgccttcaaagaaataaaaacccagcCACATCTCACACACTCAAGTCACAGCTGTGGCTTTGAAAGGGCCTCCTGGAAACACTTcatatcttttttcccctctttaggCTGCACTTTGGCTTTTAATTGCTACGCGTTTCCTAAATACTAAGGAAGCAGCTCACTGTCCCTGGGTTTCCCCTTCCTTATGTGCATGGGCAGGAACTAATCCAAGAAAGCCAAAATCTGTTTGGCCATGCAAAGAAAACCTCTGCAATGCCTGAACCCCTTTTAGTTTTCATCAGTTCTCAAATTATTCCTTTATTAAAGGCACAAAGGGGAAGGTTTGGGGCTATCGAATTGCTGAGGTTCCTATTTGCAAGCCCATTGTCATCATCACAACCACCAAAAACtgttcaaacaaacaaatgaaaaatatgctgaGTTTCACACCCAGTTGCTCAATTTCTGAAACTGAACTTTGAAGAAGAGCAAAATACCAAGAAAACCGGGGGAACCAGCAGGGCTGTTggacaaaatttaaaaagcaagagcCATACCATGCACTAGGAAACAGccccaaaacaaccaaagcTGTCATTTTCAAGTAAAACTTCAAATGCCGCGCTGGCACACGCTGCCTTTTCTACTAATCATGAGGTTTTAACAATGaagacttcttaaaaatatagaGAATTAATAGCTTATTATGATTTAAGCTGCAAACACTGATGTGAAATCTGCTTTTTACCCCCCAAATCAGTGCTTCGACTCCAGAGCATCGCTTGCCGCCGCGCAGCAGCGACGCTCGGCAAAGCGCACACCTCCTGGTCGCTGGTTGATTTGATGAGCAAGAGGAACAAACGCTCCAGTCTGGAAACGAGTTTGCTGCTCCCTGAGTACTCATTTCAGAGCTGACTTGTTGCTGCCTCCCCGCCAGCACCCGGGACTCGCCCACGTTACCCAGCAGCCCAATTATCACGCACCTGTGGCTTTCCCATCCTCCCTCTGATGACAGCCTCTGCCACCCTCCGTCCCTTCTTAGCAATGCATCCTGCTCCCCTCCGGatttgccaaaaaaacccagcctcaACCTCAGAAAAGGCACAGGACAAAAGGGCTTCTTAAAATCACTTTAAAGCGCAATCAAAATGAAATCGCCATTTAAATGAAGTTGCAATTGAAATAAAAGCGCAATGGAAATAAATCCGCAGGCTCGAGCGCGTTCTGCGGGTGTCGCAGTGGGATTTGGGAGTTGCAGCTTCCAAACGCCCCAAAGCCGGCGACACAGGGAAAGTCTCCTTCTCTCTCAGAAACCACTTTGCCTCCGTGCCCTGCACAGCGACGCTAAATCTGCCCCCCGCAGCCCTCCCCGGTGCAAAGCATCTCCCCCCGCCCGTCCTGCCGCGCTCCGGGGAAACGCCAAATGGGATTTTGGGGGGAGTTTCCCAACTGTTTGGGGGTGCTTGGCCCCTCGGCAGAGCCCCGGCCGGGCTACCTGTAACTCTTCCAGAAGGGTCATTTTGGAACCCCCAGTTGGGTCCATCCTCACGTCGGTCACCAGGTTGGGGGGAGAACTGAACCTCCCGATCAATCCGGACGCCAGAGTCCCTCAGGACACTGGGGCGAGCCCTTATCAAGAGGAGTTCAGTGGCACCCAGCGCGCACCAACTCCAGAGGAAGTGACCACTGATGGCATCAGCCTCTCGGGTAATGATGCAGGCCATTATTTCATCCCCAAGATTCTGCCCGCTTGCAACACTCGGGGCACGGGGAGACACCAGTTCTGCTTGGAGCAAAAGCTACCCCGAATAGAGAAATGGGGTGGCAACGCTGCATCCTGCTGGGCCAAGGGCCAAAAGGCATAAGCAGTGTTTGGGTGTATTTAAGAGCACATCCTGCCAAAATACAGGTGAAGTGCGAACCATTGGGAAAATACACGTTATGGGACAGCACCGATTTTCATCAAAATTTCCTCCAAAACACCAGGGCATTTCTGGGCGGTCTTGCTTTGGCATGGCCTCTGTCCCTTTGGTACTTCCATACGTCCTCGTTAGCCAGACCAAGTCCTAGCATGGTACAGAAACGTCCAGATAAACGACATTTTTTACTCTCCTCACTTCCTCCTGCTATCTCCAGCTCTACTTTATTTTCCAGGCTGAGCTAATCCATCATTTCCATGCTGCAAATTCATTTGCTCTAATGAACTTCCTCGCCGGCGCCGCTCGGCGCAAAGGTTAACTGCCTGGCTTGCCCTGAAAGGCGACACGGGGTGTAAAATAACACGGCGAGGGAAGGTGACACCGAGGTCTAATCAGTTAAAATCCCATCGTGATCCAAGCTCGGATCCCcgctgcttttttattatttagtgTTAAAGCTTCTGGAGCAAACATAGGAGGACACGGGACAAGTGGGCACCCCCGGGTCCGCGGCAAGATGCTCTGAGCATCCCATCGCCCTTCCCCAGCCATCGCAGCAACAGAAATCATGGCACCTTTGCTTGGAGATGTCACCGAAGGAAATGGCCCCACTCAAAACTCACTCGGTCCCAGTTAGGCCACTCGGGGTGGTTATTTGAGGAAATTGCTGGAGGAGTTAAGGATTTAATAGAGCTACAGGGTTGTGGATGCATGGGCTTGGGCTGGGATGGAGCAGGAAGGATTGATGCCTCCAGAAAGCAAATTATCCCGTCCCAGAATGGGTACCAGCGCTTGCAGATGCTTCGCCTCCCCTCTCTGTCCACCTCTGCTGCCACCAGGCGCCTGGAACACATCAAGTCGTCGAAACTGGGCTGGGAAAGGGGATGCCAAGCTTTGCATCGCTCGCTTTTGAGTTATGGAGCAGCCAGAGATGTTCCACTTTGCTACTTTCTAAACGAAAAGCTCTGGCTGGCTGCTTCAAAGCTGGTTCTGTTGGGAGGCTGAAAGTAATTATTGcttgtaaaaatgaaatcagGAATGACTGGAGAAAAGGATGAAGGTCTGTTTTGACACGGCTGGAGTGAACCCCTTCGTGTCAGGAGCTCAGTGCATCCTCTCCCCGCATCCACCCCAAGAAAACTTACCCAAATCATTATTTTACTGCAATTTTTTTGTCCCAGCGAGAGAGAGGGATTGAGTGTCCTGCCTCAGTTTACCTGTCTCTATGTGCAACTCCTGgttaagaaaaatctttccctGGGGAAGCTTTGGTGTAACTGAGGACAAGGAAAAACACAAAGGTTCAGGTCCAGCTTTGAGTCCccctggtgctgggggaggcCGAAAGCATCATGCGAGCAGGCAGACCTCACATCCCGGCCCCCTCGTCCCATCATACACGAGCAAGACCAGCTACCAGCAGTGGGAGGTAGGATTCATCTCATTCATCCCACCCAAAGTGTAATGAATAACACTGATGCCAGCCATATTATGGGATGAGGGTAACAGTGTCCATGGGGACAAACCAGGGGCTGCTCCGCCGGTAGAGCAGGAGACGCCCTCGTCACCCCCCTCCATCTCTATCCCGCCTGGATGAAGCCACCATCCCTGCGGCCCCCTCCACTGCTCCCGTGGG comes from Phalacrocorax aristotelis chromosome 26, bGulAri2.1, whole genome shotgun sequence and encodes:
- the LOC142048590 gene encoding electroneutral sodium bicarbonate exchanger 1-like — encoded protein: MPAGSNEPDGILSYQRHDEEAVIDQGRTSNVVNIHYEKEELEGHRTLYVGVRMPLGRQSHRHHRPHSQKHRKREREKDSALTEPGYRYTPSQRVQFILGTEEDEQHIPHDLFTELDEICVKEGEDAEWKETARWLKFEEDVEDGGERWSKPYVATLSLHSLFELRSCITKGTVLLDICANSIEEIADMILGQQEESAEFDEGVRAKVREVLLKKHHHQNEKKRNNLLPIVRSFADVSKKQLDPHLLDKPAQTLTPHPSATAAEAKNGVSHESSAMDLSKAELHFMKKIPTGAEASNVLVGELDFLRQPIVAFVRLTPAVLLSGMTEVPIPTRFLFVLLGPEGKAHQYHEIGRSMATLMTDEVFHDVAYKAKNRADLVAGVDEFLDQVTVLPPGEWDPSIRIEPPKNVPSQEKRKVPGALDDSASHSKPEKHSGPELERTGRLFGGLILDVKRKAPWFWSDFRDGLRLQCLASFLFLYCACMSPVITFGGLLGEATNGHISAMESLLGASMTGVVYSLFAGQPLTILGSTGPVLVFEKILYKFCKEYKLSYLCLRACIGLWTATFCMVLVATDASSLVCYITRFTEEAFASLICIIFIYEALEKLSHLRETYPVHMHSQLDLLTLYYCKCEAPTHPSNETLRFWESNKVNVSGIAWENLTVTECRYLHGEFQGAACGRDGPYTPNVLFWCCILFFSTFVLSSLLKKFKTSHYFPTRVRATVSDFAVFLTIVIMVLIDLVTGIPSPKLHVPHVFKPTRDDRGWFVSPIGPNPWWTVPAALIPALLCTILIFMDQQITAVIVNRKEHRLKKGCGYHLDLFVVAVMLGVCSVMGLPWFVAATVLSITHVNSLKVESDCSAPGEQPKFLGIREQRVTGLMIFVLMGCSVFFTSVLKFIPMPVLYGVFLYMGVSSLRGIQFFDRLKLFWMPAKHQPDFIYLRHVPLRKVHFFTAIQLICLVLLWGIKASRAAIIFPMMVLALVFVRKVMDFCFSKRELSFLDDLMPESKKKKLDDAKIKAKEEEESQKMMEAAAANSVQLELGRTSGLDIPKQTSDRADPSEINISEEMSNTTVWKALTMNRETL